The segment ccacggtgggaaaccctacccacagtcaaataatacttctacaatagtatGCGAAATatttacaatggggattgcacttgcaatcaggccaactgcctagagcgcaccgctcaacacaaaagggaagtctcactgacttacataaacatcagattGCAATTTAGAGGAAATGAACtgtggaaatagcatctcctaattcttgatacagttttggttaagcacaaatgtctaccctgcaatagaaaactctcctcaaacctttgctgaatgatataaccttgttcgcacataaaccactctttgatgatgtagacataaccataccaatcaaattacatgaatatatcacctatatatacagatcatcaaccttgataaacaaggtcggctaaaccttaaacccataacccataattacaaaaattgcatcacccaatacaaagatcgaccactggaccaatattatgatttacattacatagcatggacctaattcaaattcccaaataattataacCACGAGAAATTCTGCCAAGACCAAATGCAACACGTTTCatcaaccggtagaaaccctcagtgtcaaTAAGACATAATAACCAACCAAAtctaaataggatcaccaaatgatcatgccagccaatgcaaaaccaccaaacaattagaacacaatcaagaacacctttagcatgttaggaaccatttctagaagctagatcaaaaccacttaaccatttcatcaaatatcaccgaCCGGTATAGTCAACCGGAACCAAGAATATCAACTGGCAAACCAGAACATAAAggatagcttctggagcaccaaatcatgaaccaactgaatatgacaagcatataatcatcttgaataaccatccaaaattaAATCCAACAATATGATCATATCGAATCAGAATCTCTGATAAACTcagccaaaaccatgtccaaccggAACAGGTCAACAACCAACTaggacaatgttgacatcaatgacaacacataatcaattactaCATAATGCCAATAGTGATGTCAGTGCATAATCGAATCAAAAGATTTCAACATTACCAAAGTTAGAGCACAACCATGAGAAGACAATGTAAGCAAAACTTTGTAATTGAAAGGGATATCTATGATAGCGAGGTGCACATCTCACTCTCAAAATGAAGTCAAAGGTTAAGACACAGTTAGTATTGGAGTTCATGAATAAATCCTCATAGCATTCAAAACACATTCAAATATGGAAAGCATTTAAGGGAACAATCATGTTTAAGCCATATCTAGAAAAGTACGAActgggttttcatgattttttgaaaaaaaattaggaaaaataaaatgaaaaaacccaagaaattttGTGCAAACCCAATTCATATTTTTTGAGAAATCTTCACCAATCTATTAAGGATAAATGAGAAGCATTCATGTTGAAATAGATGAAAACAAAGGGCAAATGCAAGAAGGACATCCTATAGATCAACCCATAAGTTGAGAGGAATTATGACAGAGATACCCATTACCGAGAAAGATGAATGAGCAATCCAAAACATTATATAAAGCAGGGTCATAACAGTGTGATTTGTAACAGTCATAGTCTCAAAATACAGAGAAGAAGATTTAAGATCATGTCCAATACATGAGAACAAAGAAATAGCAGCAGTGTTTAGTGCATAGTATAGAAGAGATAGATTTGCAGCTATAAAAAAGAGTCACAAGACAGTCTATAGCAGCCACAATAAAATAGTACATGGAGAGCAATGATGACTcagagttcataaaaaagatgcaTTTACAACTGCAAGTAAATAAAGAACAAACCATTATCACGAGTAGTCTTTAGACCAAAGGATATCATTCAAAGATGAAAGTGGAAAGGATATAACTTCAAGAAGCTAGAAAGACAAGAAGATGAAGATTGTGATAGAAAGTGCAATCCTCAAGGTCTGAGACAGTTATTGTAAGAAAAGAAGGCAGTAAGAATATTATGGCCTAGAATCATGATAGACATTGTCACAATAAGATTAAGGAGCACCAAGAGATACTTTACCAAATAAAACATTAAAGATGCAAAGGGAAATGCAGTCCAAATGCCTAAAAGATCTACAATAATAGTAATGAGAATGATCGTGACAAAAGGAATGAGAAGAGAGATCTTTCCCTTAAAGAGCAATCCATATTCATAACAGAGACACTGATCATCAAGTCCCTTTAGTGTATATCACTATCCAAGAAAGATTATGCAGCAAAGAGGAAGTTTTAAGTCCTAAAGTGACTTTTTAACTTGACTTTAGTATACCTTATGGAATGGATAAAGTTCAAATAGTAGTTTTGAGCCATTATATCTTAatttttaagtttttcattggtcCTAATTGCATGAAATCATTTCTATCCAACAATGTCCTCTTGGAAATCATTTAAAGCAACACAAATTAGTTAAGTACACCCTAAAAGTAGTTCATAAAGTTGATAAAGAAGATGTGGGGTTCCAAAAAGAAAGGATCAATTCAAGGCTTAAAAAAAGGGAGTTAAAGGGAGCTTGCAATTAGAAGCCCCTCATGGGTTGGATATTAGTTGATTCACCTTATTAGGCAGTTAGCCCTCAATTATGAGCAGTTTTGGACACCTTTTTAGCATGTCTTTCATCAATTTCAACCCAAGAAGAATCAATCATGCAAGATAAAGATAGAAACAAGAAAGAGTAGCAACAATTCAAGTTGAGTTCCAAGAGTTCAAGTCCAGTTCCTTCTTTCAGTGAGGAAAGGAGCCTCTTTATATTTAGACTTCTATCTTCTCCTTTTCTCATCTAGTTCTTTTCTCTCTTAGCTAGTAATGTAGCTTTTCTGAGCTCTTTCAGGTTGAAGAACAACATTATAACTCAGATTTTAGAAGTATTTTTCAATTTTGTATCAACAATTCCTTCCAATTTTAATAAAAGAACAACAATTTTCCTTCTTAATACTTCATGTGTTGTAATGAGTGAATGATGTTTTAGTGATTCATACTTAGAATCCTCTAATTTTGTCTCTTTCAAGCAATATTGATGCAAGAAGATGCATAGTTAATACAGGTCATAGATTGTGTTAAGTTAATCTTGGTAGTTTGAAGTTGTGAGAATAATTTGTTTTCCTTCAAGCAAACTCTGAAATTAGCTCCTTTCTCATGAAATATTGATGTATTACATGAGTGCTGCTAAAATTATGGTTAATTATGTATTCAACatgcacatataatgagacaacaaaacataaatggaaagcaaattgaaaactacataatgaaatcaaatcatgagccttccttgagatgtcccattttcctctatttttgaggaccttgaaggtgttggattgttggctctcaacaagcaatgacctctaaagtggcaactcaaaagttgagtagctatatggtcatgataatgcaaatgcatgaggctgggatgatttgatgcatgattataACTAGGATGATTGATTATCTAAAATGAggatttaagctacatgatttgataATTGAAACTAGGTTAGCATGATAAAACCTATTCTAAACATGCTAGTATTTGATCTAAAATGCAAATTATGCtagatgatatgatgtaaaatgcctataataacaatgcaaaaactatgaatgcaagggatctttattgctataaaatgaggggtatttataagaattccaaggcTAAAGCTGAGGTGGCATGAATCGACGATCTGGAttcgatttgaagatatcaaggactaagattgaggaagttggagaagaggttggaggaagggacacatgtcatctctatggtgacaagtgtccaagaaccttgctcatgagagggcaagtgtccaagggagaagacatgtggcaaaagtgtcatgtgtctcaaggagaagATATCCAACCCACGGGAGGTtaaataaaagaggttaggatgtgcaagatagggtagggttagttaaacccaggattagataaaatgggttaggttaggaggtggttaggttaggtggttataagttaggagccatatgctcatatttgaatttagaaaatcaaatattaggaaaagataattaatctcaacaaattaagaatttgctaatcttaattaggaattagaagaattgattaaatggaggggaggattaattaatttggaattaattaatcaaagggggattattgaaagaactatataaataaatctcttagacttatttactagtagatgaataggaaaattaatcaaattgtttatgaATTCAAataattgggaagggagattaattaaataactgcataattaattaattatcttcagaacatttttaggtgtatacattctgcccctctttgaagtgatgtgtgacgatgcattgattcaaagaaaattcggTTTGATGATGTTGCTCATACGATATGATAGGAcgcagattcgatcttgatttcAATGCGGATTTGATTCGATATGATGCAGATTcgatttgagatgataaatcttgatatgatgccctagatagattacaatgcgaggatgccccctcgggagatgaatcggataatttttcgcaaattttttattgttttgattttttttaaattttcacaatttttagATCTTTAATGATTTTacgattttaattttttttagagtTGATCCGATTcatttcttgataagaaatttgaaaacgctACCCTGTCAGGCTAATTAGTTGATgaaaaataagtggaataaaaatcccacttaaatgcctcactttgagtttaaaaagtgaaaatcacttttaccactcctcatttgtgcagtTTGAATTGTTGAAAACTTGCTCTGGATAAGGAAATGGCCATCCCATACCACTAGCATAGGTTCAAGCAAGTTCGGCGTCACGAGTGTCCACCGGCCTACGGTCCACCAGTACGTACCTCGAGAAAACCCAGCTTCGTTaaatttcaatttgatttttaaaaaatttagccCATTTTAGTAAAAGATCATTTTTTTAGCATTTCGTGATGtgggtttaaattttattttatttttctgtttTTATACTGGGTTTTTTACGTACCAAAATGGGTTTTTACCGTTTTTgagaattttaaatttttgcatttaaatttttatttttttttgcttttcaaaatGGTCGGCGGCGCCACGGGCTTGTGGGCACCGACGATGCGGTCCGTCCCACAGGCACTGACGACGCTACTGTGGGCATCGCGCTGCGCATCGCAGCCGCTCACCTCGaatcatgttttttttttaatttgattttttgatgATTGATCTTTTATGATTTGATTTTCcgatgattgatctttgatgatttAATTTTTCTGATGATTGATCTTCGATTTCGATTGGAGTCATAATGATTTCGATAGGATGAGATAGATTAATGATAAAATCAATAGCGCTTAAAAtgagataaaaaaaatattacgCCTCTACCCTCAAACATTGCGATTTTCTATGAAGGCGATGAAATTCGTCCAAGTTGATttctttggttgatttttttgattttgattgtcttgattttgatagggtaagatagATTCAATTAGGtatcaaattgataaaattagatactcctgattgatgaaaaatgatgatcaATTTTGATTATCTCGATTTGCATGCCATATAAGATATGATTGATaacgacctcatgatagatgagagcCATTGATAGGGGAACAAtgagatttgatagaaatctcCAGTGAGAAAGATGTACTGATAGATAGTTTTTTTATAGATAGATAATTTGAGATATtgatatgatgatatgatttgATTATAGGAGCACTTTAGTGTTCTTTAGTCTCAGGAGCGCTTCTCAAAGACGTGGATGTTGATACCCCACTTTAGCCAGGCAGAGCGGGACCACATCAATAGGTGTGGTTTATATTCCCTCCTTAAATTTGCCCCGACCTTTGATTAACTGAGGATTATTGACAACATTGGTTGAGCGTTGACATAGTGAGCACAATACCTTCCACTTAGCAACCGATGAGATGACTATGACACCTAAGGACGTGTATCGGATACTGTGCATCCCAGTGATGGGCAAGTTGGTATATTATGATCTCAGTGAGAAGGGTGGGACAAATGCACTTCGTAAAGTTTTTAATGATGATGAGATTGGTGGATACGACATTGCATGGCAGGAGATGTTAGATCTAGGTTATGCCACACTACCTATTGTGCTTGTCAGATTCATTGGGGGTTTCCTTTGTCTTGATCACAAGTCAAAGGGATTATCCATTGGATGGATTGTCTCCTTAAGAAGTTAGTGACACAGGGGACCCAATTTACGTGGGGTTCTTGCATGTTGGCCAACCTATATTATGACTTGCACCGAGTAGTGTATCAGGGATCAACTGGATTATCAGCAGGGGTTATAGTTCTCTAGATATGAGCCTGGGAGCATCTTCCCATCACATGACTACTGGCAGATAGAGAGAGACCTATAGGTAGGCCTTATGCTTATGGATATCCAAGTACTATTGTCCAATGAAAGTTGGGAAAATTGGACTATTGGTGATGAGCACTGGATGACCTGGATACAGTGATATGGAGACCCTATAGAGATTGCAAGATCTGGCTAGAGGATGCAGTGGAGATGCCTTATGTATTCTTGACTTAGTACCTGATTGGATCTACACCCTATGTTATCAAGAAATTCCTTTGCATGAGGGTGCTGAGACAATATGACATGATACAGGGGATTCCACTAGGTACAACCCACTATGCGCGCAAGAGACTTGATGTGGTTGCTTGGGGGCCCACTATTTCGTATGAGCAGGCATGTGCAAAGTACCTATCAATGGGGTCGCTAGATTGGGACTATTTACTAGGTACCATAGATAGCGGGATGACTAGCGAGTATACTGCATATTTTACTGCACACAGGTTCCTAGATTGATGTGTCCTGATGAGCCAAAGACAactttagatgaggatgatgagaggccatGACGTAGAGCTTCTAGACAACCAAGGGATGGTGGGGtgagaggaggtgggggtggagatgATGGGAGAGTGGGAGCCAATTAATGTGCTATTAAAATTATGGTTAGTTATGTATTCAACattcacatataatgagacaacaaAACATAAATGGAAAGCAAATTGAAAACTACATAATGAAATCAAACCATGAGCCTTCCTtgagatgtcccattttcctctatttttgaggaccttgaaggtgttggattgttggctctcagcaatcaatgacctccaaagtggcaactcaaaagttgagtagctatttgatcatgataatgcaaatgcacGAGGTTaggatgatttgatgcatgattataACTAGGATTATTGATTAGCTAAAATGAggatttaagctacatgatttgataATCGAAACTAGGTTAACATGATAAAACCTATTCTAAACATGCTAGTATTTGATCTAAAATGCTAATTATGTTAGATGATACGATGTAAaattcctataataacaatgcaataactatgaatgcaagggatatttattgctccaaaatgaggggtatttataggaattccaaggccgaagttgaggtggtaggaatcgatagTCTGGATTTGATacgaagatatcaagggctaagattgaggacgttggagaagaggctggaggaagggacacatgtcatctttgAGGTGACGAGTGTCCaagaaccttgctcatgagagggcaagtgtccaagggagaagacatgtggcaaaagtgtcatgtgtttCAAGGAGGAGATATCCAACCCACAAgaggttagaataaaagaggttaggatgtgcaagataggatagggttagttaaacccaagattagatagaatgggttaggttaggtggtggttaggttaggtggttagaagttaggatccatgtgctcatatttgaatttagaaattcaaatattagaaaaaagataattaatctcaacaaattaagaattttttaatcttaattaggaattagaagaattgattaaaatgaggggaggattaattaatttggaattaattaatcaaagggggattattgaaagaactatataaataaatctcttagacttatttactagtagatgaacaAGGAAATTAATCAGTTTCTTGTGAATTCAATAAattggaaagggggattaattaaataactacgtatttaattaattatcttcgtgACAATAGGTATCTGTGTGGTTTTCACCTGTATAGAGTTTGTCTGGGTGTCAGTCCTTTGTATATATGTCAGTATAGTCTTAGGCATCCTTGGTGTGGCTAGTGGTTGTCATGTTCCTTATACATTTGTGTCATCTATCCATACGTGTCAATGAGCCTCATTCTTTCGCATCAATCAATTGTGTCATCAAGATCATATCTCATCAGTTGGTTCTTAAACAATTATCCTAGAGAATCTTTGTCATCTTGATCATCCTAGGTCTTTTGTAATCCTATCTTGTCCACTTTTTATACAATCATCGACCTgtgtaggatgtatccttcctcaattCAGGCATCATTCTCTGGTTTGTCAGTTATTCTTTTGGAAAAAGATGTTTTAGGCactaatgttgttgttgatgctttttgatatttttttattatctATATGGGCTCCTTTGTTTTCACCGTGGTCGCCATGGTTATTTTATATCACAGTGTGTTATGAGTGTTGGAACTAGGGGCATGGTCTTATTTTcttgtctgtgtgtgtgtgttttttttacGTGTCCCTTGTTGTTCCCCTGTGAGGTCTCGGCTATGTCATGTTTTTGATtaaagtaaaagcaggttttgaaggggcccgaaaccctttacaaaaggaccttacaagataaaaTCATTAAAAAACCAGGAGAAACAAACATTAGGAAAACCAGCAAAATAACTAGAAAAAACCAGCTAAAAACCCCAAAAAACCAGCCAGACCcgacaaaaggaactaatttatatttttcagggcattagccaagttactgctaatcccatacaggtctttgatattatccctaagattagggatatccttagcagaagcaacaACAACTTTCTTAACACTCGCTCTAGTTCTCTTTGCTGCTCCACCAAGTGTAGCTTCCCCACTTCCAATctcgattgcatcttcatccatgtcgagGTCCACCACTAGTTTGGGAGAGATGGAGTTATCTAAGATCTTCaaaatatcctctaggttctttgtaacatcagacaagatatttgggataatacccaacaggtttttcattgccactttcccttcttccagatAGTAAATCTGCGTTgccattttttttaactttttcctccatATCCTACTTCCATTGCTTCTAATCcctatcatcttccttccttttctcatccatctatttcccattttttccaggttcttcaatagttcatatgtccatctgtcataacccaatctagcctaagtgagttttttaaggttatccaggaataaccatTTTCCAgcgctttccttatcctcactcaaactatccttAGCTATATCCTTCTCGGGTTCCTTTTTCTTCTCCCTCTAAGAATtcaaatctttttcctcattatccttatcatCCAAATCCACCATAGGTTGGCTGTTGTCGTTGCCTAAGCTAGCACTATGAATTGGGCTATCATTGTCGGACTCGTTCTCACCTTCTTCATCCTCTacacccacatcctcatctttccaactgtcCTCACTCTCTGACTCATCTATTTCCATTTCACTACcctcttttccaatttcctctATGTCATTGTTTTCATCATGGTCTTTCATCCCAGTGGCACTCTTGCTTTTTTTTCTAGAAGTAGCCTCCTCCTTGCTGGGTTCCCCTTCCTccagctttctcttgcctttccctggagaAGCGGATAACTTGTTATTTTCCTGCATGGCAagggttttacaatgctcataaatgagcaatagGAGCCCACAATGGAGCACCGGATTCGAGGGATTCTTGCtgtgtttattgagagacctagaaagggacctgaagagatagtagggcagagagacccttttctcatgcccgaagtggtttaataacacaaagtgataagtgtgggccctgAAAAAGTGGCCCTCAACAATTAtgtattccattatggcattcaaaacccagccccagattttcttgatatttGAGGCTTCACaataaccccctgtggcttttccaattttagcTCTCTCCTTTTCCTTACGCAGGAAAAGATTTAccgcattattggaaactttaagatctctaaaaaaattgagccctgagtggggcatacctatcAAGTCGCGATGAGGTCCGcatccaatttgaacctcacaccatagattttaaaggacccattactccaattttcagaaattttggagactgcgagattaaccctacctttgtcgtaatcaaccagcttctccatgaaactcgTTAGGGAACCTTTTTCCATCTTCGCCCAAAATTTTGACATATCCTTCCATCTAGATGTGTtttctggttcctccctccttaaatcacctcccatattcaatttcagaCGTTCACCTCTGTTCTTCTGTGAACTCAAAACTTTCTTCctgttgtctctcaaaattttgaaaaatatgacccacaaagtgtgcgaagtgatattatatttgattgggatTCTGCCACTTTTCCAAGTAATCGTTACCTTTCTATCAATGCATAAATTACTCATATAAactatcatgattatgcggtccttctttccctgtaaatctatcctttctgaggagctctttaatactcatattaatgtcttccccatgccaaattgtTTGAGATTCGGAGTTAACACCTAGGTTCGCTCGACATtctgccaccatatttttctctctaaaggcatgttctattattattactttaaaactaccaataatttccctagctttcaaaataatgttttcaatggACCACAATGGCTCAGTTTCCCCctttaaacacttaataatattaagtgactctccttcaagccataatttatcatgatttaggttcttagaAATAATTAGAGTGTTCAGCGCAgctgaggcttcaacaaaatgactggtttgactccccaaaggaccaacaaccgccactaggcaacttctagcaaaattccggACAATGCCCCATAATCAGCTTTACCCGaattccccttagaagccccatcaaagttggcctttatccatccttGAGGTGGAAAACACCACGCAAGACCTTCTCTGCTCTTCTCCTTACTAGATTTGGTAGTGGAAAGGTTCCACCTatcattgaagtcttctttagcaactagtccatcatcaataccattgatgcattcaaagatactcctgtaaattttatccaccaccacttcagggttggcacttttatccctaaaaatcttgttgttgcgcTCTTTCTAGATATTTCAGATAACATTAGGGaaggtaagtttccaaagctctAGAATCTTTAGGTTGGAATTAGGGCAGTGCCATTGCTGCCAAGATTCCCCTAGAGAGTTCGAAAAAACCCAACTCATCTTCCacctacttaaaataattttccaaatttcctggctgaaagtacactgatggagaatatggcaagcagactcttcttccctgcaacaaagagatcacctattaggaaaaacaaatcctctcttttgaaggttgtccaaagttaataccttgttttggataaagatccaaaaaagatattaactttaggaactaacttcttattcctaactttagcccaaataggaatttcttccacaacTTTATTTTGGATAGCCACAGTCGAGGACACAAAATACttcccatctggggtttccctccatatcaaactatcctctttgttgtctctcagaattttagaagaaaacacaatctcaagaaactttaacctCAGAcgctgctggctaaaatcaatccatttcccatttctccagtaatctctgaccaaacccccatacctgcttttgaaccaatctttccaatcataaaggattggaatttcctccagaggtttatccataatccatctgtcttcccaaaatcttatacttctaccattCCCCATATTCCACATTCTTCCAGTtgcagcccaacttttagccgattgaactgcattccatattgcagagccttcaacaataaaagatttaTCGAAAAAAatttcctcagaaggttgcatgtgaagatatttatttatccagattaaattccactctctttcctcccctttcattctccaaatttgtttagctaataaggcattattcatagagctTATATTCCTTAAACCCAGCCCCCTAGAGGCCTTAGGAGAGcagattttattccaggcaataaggggaattctattgttgacttccactcctgaccaaagaaactttttttggattctttcaattgctttcGCAAACTTTCTAGGGGTTTAAACAAACTGAGGGCATATacaggcaagttttggagagtggctttgagtagTGTAACCTTGCTCGCTTGACTAAGGACcgcccctttccaacctgccaatttggagttgaatctgtcaaccaacttaatccaaaaattatcCGCAGACTTAATACAAAGGGAAaaccccaaataagtagagggaagctcaactattttacaaccaagaattctttcaatccttaattgtctttgaacagaggtattgatgaagaacgaagagctcttatcccaattaattttttaacaagaagcagattcataaatattcataacattcttcatatttttagcttccctaatggtagcttcccccatagtgattgagtcatcaacaaactgttcacgTGTACAAGTAAAattggaggaagaaggtttcagtcctttgagattgccttcttccacatttttaaaaataaatctacccaaactttcagctaaaatagtaaacaagattggggaaatgggatccccctgtctaagacctccagtgcttttgaagaaacttgatGGGGATCCATTGAAAATAACAacagaagaggaagtttccatcaattgagagcaaagctgaataactttttctctaaatccaaaggctttcataatccttaagagaaactgccaattcactctatcataagcttttgccatatctaacttaagaaaaaaACCCTAATTATTAGCCACCGTGAGAATaaatattttcatgaaataaaataatggaatccaaaatctatctactagggacaaaaccattctgctggGCAGAGATAATTCTGGGAAGA is part of the Cryptomeria japonica chromosome 10, Sugi_1.0, whole genome shotgun sequence genome and harbors:
- the LOC131027733 gene encoding uncharacterized protein LOC131027733; the protein is MGAERQGERRARIPNFKSGNGGFPGEGNLSGGGTSNQADLQASQGLLEVKNISDPVTGVVAIFVPDKLVDLTENNKLSASPGKGKRKLEEGEPSKEEATSRKKSKSATGMKDHDENNDIEEIGKEGSEMEIDESESEDSWKDEDVGVEDEEGENESDNDSPIHSASLGNDNSQPMVDLDDKDNEEKDLNS